AATTAGTTAAACGATCAATGTAAGCAAATAATAACGCTCAGGCGCAGCGGCAAAAAATGACAGCCTGTGGATAAGTCTGTTTAAAGAGATTTAACTTAATGCGCATTGGGCGCTTCTGGCGGGCGTTGCCGCTGTGGATAATTAAAGCAGACAGATAAAATTTGGAGCGGGAAACGAGACTCGAACTCGCGACCCCGACCTTGGCAAGGTCGTGCTCTACCAACTGAGCTATTCCCGCAATGGCGTGGCAAATCGAAGAATCTGGAGCGGGAAACGAGACTCGAACTCGCGACCCCGACCTTGGCAAGGTCGTGCTCTACCAACTGAGCTATTCCCGCCTGGAAAGAAACGGACAACACCGATTTGGAGCGGGAAACGAGACTCGAACTCGCGACCCCGACCTTGGCAAGGTCGTGCTCTACCAACTGAGCTATTCCCGCTTGGTGTTTCCGGGCACTACATAAATTTTGGAGCGGGAAACGAGACTCGAACTCGCGACCCCGACCTTGGCAAGGTCGTGCTCTACCAACTGAGCTATTCCCGCGCCGTAGCCGATTAAAATTCTTCATCGGTACGGGGAGCGCATTATACGAGAAAACTTTTGCCCTGCAAGCCCTTGAGGGCAAAAATTTGTGCTTTCGGTGCATTTGCTGATTTATGCGGCGATATGCGGTTTTTTTAGCCGCCCACGGGCGTTACAGCTGCAGAAAATGCTCGCGATACCAGGCCAGCTCCGCCACCGATTCGCGAATATCATCCAGCGCCTGATGCGTTCCTGCTTTCTTAAAGCCGGTTAAAATTTCCGGTTTCCAGCGCCGCGCCAGCTCCTTCAGCGTACTGACGTCCAGATAACGATAGTGGAAATAGCTCTCCAGTTCCGGCATATATTTAAACAGGAAACGACGATCCTGGCCGATACTGTTGCCACAAATTGGGGAGGCTTTAGCAGGCACCCACTCTTTTAAAAACGCCAGCGTCGCCAGCTCCGCAGCCCGCTCGTCATACTGACTGGCCTTAACCCTCTCCACCAGCCCGCTGCCGGTATGGGTACGTACGTTCCACTCATCCATCAGCGCCAGCTGAGCGGCGGATTGATGCACCGCCAGCACCGGCCCTTCCGCCAGAATATTTAAATCGGCATCGGTTACCAGCGTCGCAATTTCAATAATGCGATCGCGCTCCGGATCTAACCCGGTCATTTCCAGATCGATCCAGATAAGATTGTTTTCATTTGCGCTCATAATCTATTCCGCAGTTAACCGTATCGTCTTCAGGGGCAACAGCGTAAAGCGCCGTCGCGTCGCTCGCCGTAATTCGGCCCAGGGTGTATCATAGACGTTTTGCCTGACCAGGCGAAACCGTCCTAAAGCATGTGAGGAAGAGTGAGCAAAAATAAACTGTCTAAAGGCCAGCAGCGACGCGTTAACGCGAACCATGAACGCCGTCTCAAACAGCGTGCGGAAAAGCCTGAACCCGATGACAGCCTGTTTGGTGAGGCGCAGGATGGCATTGTCATCAGCCGCTTCGGCATGCATGCGGACGTGGAAGATAGCGCCGGTCAGGTACACCGCTGCAATATTCGTCGCACCATTCGCTCGCTGGTTACCGGCGATCGCGTACTCTGGCGTCCCGGCGTTGAAGGCGGTGCCACGGTGAAAGGTATCGTTGAGGCGGTGCATGAGCGCCACTCGGTACTGACGCGCCCCGATTTTTACGACGGCATTAAGCCGGTCGCGGCGAATATCGATCAAATTATTATTGTTTCCGCCATCGTGCCGGAACTGTCGCTGAATATCATCGATCGCTATCTGGTAGCGAGCGAAACGCTGGGCATCGAGCCGCTGTTGGTGCTGAATAAAACCGACCTGCTGGATGAACAAGGTCGCGCCTTCGTTGATGAGCAGATGGATATCTATCGCCATATCGGTTATCGCGTGCTGATGGTGTCCAGCTACGAAAAAGCGGGGCTGGCTGAGCTGGAAGCGGCGCTGACCGGGCGTATCAGTATTTTTGCCGGGCAGTCGGGCGTCGGTAAATCGAGCCTGCTCAACGCCCTGCTCGGTCTTGATCTTAATGATAACACGATCTTAACCAACGACGTTTCCGACGTCTCCGGGCTGGGCCAGCACACGACTACCGCCGCGCGTCTGTATCACTTCCCGCACGGCGGCGACGTGATCGATTCCCCCGGCGTACGTGAATTTGGTCTCTGGCATCTGGAGCCGGAACAAATCACCCAGGGTTTTGTCGAATTCCGTGAGTTTTTAGGCGGCTGTAAATTCCGTGACTGCAAACACGATAACGATCCCGGCTGTGCAATCCGCGAGGCGGTAGAAAACGGGCAGATAGATGAAACACGCTTCGAAAACTACCACCGTATACTGGAAAGCATGGCGCAGGTAAAAACGCGTAAAAACTTTGGCAACGGCGAAGATTAATGCCTTTCGTGCGGCATTATCAGCGCGTTAGCCTAAAC
The sequence above is a segment of the Mixta intestinalis genome. Coding sequences within it:
- the orn gene encoding oligoribonuclease, coding for MSANENNLIWIDLEMTGLDPERDRIIEIATLVTDADLNILAEGPVLAVHQSAAQLALMDEWNVRTHTGSGLVERVKASQYDERAAELATLAFLKEWVPAKASPICGNSIGQDRRFLFKYMPELESYFHYRYLDVSTLKELARRWKPEILTGFKKAGTHQALDDIRESVAELAWYREHFLQL
- the rsgA gene encoding small ribosomal subunit biogenesis GTPase RsgA, whose product is MSKNKLSKGQQRRVNANHERRLKQRAEKPEPDDSLFGEAQDGIVISRFGMHADVEDSAGQVHRCNIRRTIRSLVTGDRVLWRPGVEGGATVKGIVEAVHERHSVLTRPDFYDGIKPVAANIDQIIIVSAIVPELSLNIIDRYLVASETLGIEPLLVLNKTDLLDEQGRAFVDEQMDIYRHIGYRVLMVSSYEKAGLAELEAALTGRISIFAGQSGVGKSSLLNALLGLDLNDNTILTNDVSDVSGLGQHTTTAARLYHFPHGGDVIDSPGVREFGLWHLEPEQITQGFVEFREFLGGCKFRDCKHDNDPGCAIREAVENGQIDETRFENYHRILESMAQVKTRKNFGNGED